TTAAACATGGCTTTTTATTAGATACCTGATATGCCAAAATTTCCAACCTCATTTACCAGATACCGATAAAAATACTGATATatattatttaatatatatattgttTAATTACAAGAAAACCCACCTagtgtctcctgtgcaaagaCAGGCTGAATCAAGCAAGGCTGATAGGAGtggggaagtagacagtctggtagttgttctatGCTTGTGGATTTATTCAAAACAATCTGGGCCCTTTTGAGTGTGGCACCACAGGCAATGGCCTATACCTGATGGTGCAGTCGTATAGTTTGTTGATATATGACTTAGACGGCTGATATGTACAGCCGATATATCggccaataccaatatcatgcgAATAATACTGTGCATCTCTACTTGTAAtgccaaaaaattaaaaacctcaATATAATTTCTGAAGTgcaaaatgacataaaagtatTGCACATGCAATTGTGTCTGCACAAGTTTGCattgctgttttcatgtcttaattCTGCCCATGTAACAGTCTGGTGGTACATGAGAGAAGAGACTTTTTCACTGCCTAAACCTGCACTCCAGCCTGTGACTGGGTATGCTCTGTTACATGACAACCTGAGTTGTGGTGTATGCAGTATTTCTCAAAATTCTCAAAATTAAAGTGtttctttaaagatgattttagGAGAAAATCTATGGTTCAGTTTTCAAGGCATAAAAAAGCCCCATATGCACGCCATCTCCTCAATCATCCCTGAATCCAAGGCTGAGAGTATGGGGAATGATTTGCTGCAAAGTGTCGAGAGTCTGAGTCAAAACCATGCCGCCTACactgaggactacagcctctgtaccAGGGGCATGAAACATAACCATTACGCTATCCAGAACCCCGAACTGCTTTCAGTTTTCAAAGCTTTCTTGCTGTTGtcaccttttaaaaattccccATTTCAGCCTCAATGATAGAGCTGGACTTTCTGATCAGTTTATAGACTGGCAGGTTCTCTGTGAACTACTTATTCCTTATCATTATGGTactattttttgtatttatacaAAGCTACTGTACGCCATCAAGCCATGGCATACAAGTCTGTCAGATGTAACTAATGCCATCCAGTGACACCCACCATGCTTTGTGGAGAATCTGGATCATACCCAGGCTGCCTCATATATTATTCAGTCAGATCAGAGTACCTGGCGTCCATTTGCATGCCTGTGCGCTGACAATCATTAACCACATAACATCTTAATAAATATTAATTTGCTCTCTGATCCATTTCAGTTGGTTAAGCATATTGTGGCCAGCCTTGGATTGTTAATTGGGGGTTCTCCGTCAAGTAATGTTTGTTTGTGACAGACTTCCCCAGTGCAGATCGTGACCAGTAGGGATCATTAATCATTCATTGAAATCAGAGCACCTGTTATCCCCGCTCTGCTCCATGCAGGCCAGCTATCCCATCGAGGTGGTAACTATGACAACAGGGAGACAGTGCTGCCTAGGTGACCTAGTTTCTGTGTAGTTCTCCAGTTGGCGTGTGCGTGTGTTTCCCACCTCACACCCCCACCTACTCGAGACTGAACATGCTCCATTAACTACCTGTCTGAcccagtctgagagtccttggACCAGAAATATGAGTTCATGTCAAGAGTGTGTTGTGGGTATGCTGCATCAACGTTTAAATGTCATTTCATGGCCTTCCAGTTTCATTGCAGATAAATGTTCCTCCTTTTATTGGACACCAAACGGTAGTCTGCTTTGAAATCTATTAGCTGAAGTAGGAGGCAGGTAGGAAGGGATTTTGTCAGATCTTTCAACCTGATGTAATGTGAAAAAAGAATTTGATAGGATTATCTATGTTCACAAATGTATGCATTCATGAAAAGACTGGAGCAGCCAAATTAAAATGCTGGCCTGTGtttcaaaaaaaaatatgttcatAAACCTTTACGACTTAAAGAATATATCGACACTATGCACCCATTCCTCAACATCATACTTGACCAGCACTAATAACTTCAACCCACTCTTTCTATCCCCTTTTCTGCTTCATCTGTATGGAGGTTTCATCTTGCAAGGACTGCAATACAAGGCTGTCTAATCTAATATTGAGCTGTGTCTCTGTGTTAACCAGTGAATGGTGGAGCCCTGCCAAGTATCCTTAAATCCCCAAGACTCAACAAGGAGTTGTTTCCTGTGGAGCCTGCCAAGCAGACGACTGGAAAGCTTaccttttctctttgtttgtgtttttttacagtaattgcTTCTTGATTAGAGAAAGTGTCTGGAGTTATTTTTGTCTCTAAACTCATTTCCCCTCAAAAACATCTGCTCAACTTATTGTATCTTATGTGAGCATATTTGGTAGCATTGATCTAAAAGTCATTCTTTAATGAAAGAGTGTTAAAAGCTTTCAATCATACCTTGTTTATCTTTTGTTTGGTTAGGGTCCTCCTTCTCAGCTGTCGGGCTGACAGCAGCAGGCACATCGGCTTGTCTggcctcctcctttttctcttcactatccccctccttcttcttctcctcagcTGTGGCTGTGGTGGGACTCTTGGCCGCCGCCGCTGGGGCCTCCACCTCTTTGGGCTTCTCTTCAGCTTTCTCCTCTGCCTTTGGCTCCTCTTTCTGGGGCTCAGAGGGCGCTGTGGCAGCCGCAGGAGAGGTAGCAGCAGGCACCGCCGCTACAGGAGACGTCGCTGCCGGAGAGTTAGCTGGCTTATCCGCCACCGGGCTTTTGGCTTGGCtcgtctcctcctcctttttggCCTCCTCCCCTGCAGCTTCTTCCTCCTTTGCAGGTgcctcctctccctctgctttcttttcctcctctcctccctctgttGCCTCCTCTGCAGCGGGACTGTCaccctccttctcttcctctccgTCTTTCATCTTTTTCCGGGTTATGTGTCCACGGAAGCTGGCCTGTATTTTGGTAGCAGCCTTGTGGGCCTTATCCTCGGGTTTGTTGGTGGTCCCATCCTGTTCAATCTTCTGGTCTGCATCCTCATTCTTCTCCACCTGGTAGCCAAGAGAGTACACAGCAAGTTAACATCTACTGTAGCTATCATGCTGGTCTCCTGGACAACAACAAGGGAGGCTATTCTAAAAACTAGAAGAAAGCCCTTTAATTTGGACGATGTAGCTTGAAGATCCCAAAATATCATGCTGACGTACTCTTGTGGGGAATCAGACCAAAGATAGATACAGTATGCCATGAgtggaaatgtcagaaaatgacAGAAGTATATGCTCAGAGGAAGGGGGTTGTTGCTTATGATCTATAACATCACAGGAGAATTAAAGCTTGGGAAAAATTGGGTTAGTCAGGTTTGAAGAGAAGCATAAGTGTAGGACTGGATGAGGAATAGGGTTAGGAATGGGACAGTACACAATGTAGTATTGAAAGTGGTTCCATGATATTACCTTCAGTAACTGGATCCATACAGTGGGTGTCCATCAATATGTGGGTTGTGCTATGAGTCATATAAATCTaatgaaaagaaatcaaatcaaataaaggAATGAACGATGAGCTAACAAAATGAatcattacattaaaaaatgaataagcAATCAAATCAAGGTAAAACATCATCTAGCAAAGATTCAACCAATCAAAAGCTTTGAATGTGCACTGTAAATGAATGTGAATAAGCAACATGAAGCAAACAGTCAAAGAGTATGCATGCAGTGCAGCATAAGTTAGCTAAATGATAAGAATGTGGATATTGTAGAATATGAATGCTTTACATCCTTGAAGGCTTTTTTTCTGGA
This region of Cheilinus undulatus linkage group 2, ASM1832078v1, whole genome shotgun sequence genomic DNA includes:
- the gap43 gene encoding neuromodulin, translating into MLCCIRRTKPVEKNEDADQKIEQDGTTNKPEDKAHKAATKIQASFRGHITRKKMKDGEEEKEGDSPAAEEATEGGEEEKKAEGEEAPAKEEEAAGEEAKKEEETSQAKSPVADKPANSPAATSPVAAVPAATSPAAATAPSEPQKEEPKAEEKAEEKPKEVEAPAAAAKSPTTATAEEKKKEGDSEEKKEEARQADVPAAVSPTAEKEDPNQTKDKQDAVEESKAEEAAPEDAAAEATESKDD